From a single Lacerta agilis isolate rLacAgi1 chromosome 3, rLacAgi1.pri, whole genome shotgun sequence genomic region:
- the PHACTR2 gene encoding phosphatase and actin regulator 2 isoform X4, which yields MGQTSVSTLSEHASVDGIDKTSIANSDGPNPGSRSPSFKRKGKLSTIGKIFKPWKWRKKKTSEKFKETSAVLERKISTRQSREELIRRGVLKEITEQDGEITVNYETSNGHTIVITEEAIQGENVTKTTEENNSTSAKAPPATEERKDCKKASSSHVKKVHTSKASSSSPSSTSSRPKTSKEPTSSKTGTGTPRDKKKHGKQVTVRTSACGDISSTSNTAVGNSGAKVENSKPEEPLSVISEAGDTTQPSTATVPPPPAVPPPPPPPFIPSLYPGSQPPGFSDTQDVPVSTEISPSVPGTDSNDLHIKTEADSESSSSSAVLDNSLDTEGEDTECSVTKEDQEKESPDQPSPAPTDEPSEALNTQESESYKENHTSDSDSDGPILYTDDEDDDDSSESSLASKIRRRDTLAIKLGNRPSKKELEDKNILPRTSEEERQEIRHQIGTKLVRRLSQRPTSEELEQRNILRQKNEEEEQEAKRELKRSLSRKLSLRPTVAELQARRILRFNEYVEVTDSPDYDRRADKPWARLTPADKAAIRKELNEFKSTEMEVHEESRQFTRFHRP from the exons tTGATGGGATAGACAAGACATCAATTGCAAACTCAGATGGGCCAAACCCAGGATCCCGAAGTCCTTCTTTCAAGAGGAAAGGCAAACTTTCTACTATTGGCAAAATCTTCAAACCATGGAAGTGGCGGAAGAAGAAGACCAGTGAAAAATTTAAAGAAACATCAGCAG tgcTGGAAAGAAAGATATCAACAAGGCAAAGCAGAGAGGAGTTGATAAGAAGGGGTGTCCTGAAGGAAATAACTGAACAAG ATGGAGAGATAACAGTAAATTATGAAACCTCAAACGGCCACACGATAGTAATCACTGAAGAAGCCATACAGGGAGAAAATGTCACGAAGACCACAGAAGAGAATAACTCCACATCGGCAAAAGCACCACCAGCTACAGAAGAGAGAAAAGACTGCAAAAAGG CTAGTTCCTCGCACGTAAAAAAAGTGCACACTTCCAAGGCATCGTCGTCATCTCCTTCATCCACATCATCTCGCCCTAAAACCTCTAAAGAGCCCACGTCAAGCAAAACAGGCACAGGGACACCCAGAGACAAGAAGAAGCATGGAAAGCAGGTGACCGTGCGGACGTCTGCCTGTGGGGACATTTCTTCCACTTCAAACACAGCAGTAGGCAACTCAGGAGCAAAGGTTGAAAACTCTAAACCAGAAGAGCCTCTCTCTGTTATTTCTGAAGCTGGAGACACAACACAGCCAAGCACAGCTACtgttcctccccctcctgctgttccGCCACCACCCCCTCCTCCCTTCATCCCATCTCTGTATCCAGGCTCTCAGCCCCCTGGTTTCTCAGACACACAAGATGTGCCAGTTAGCACTGAAATATCTCCGTCTGTCCCTGGCACAGATTCTAACGATCTTCACATAAAAACTGAAGCAGATAGTGAAAGCTCTTCAAGCAGTGCTGTCCTAGACAACAGCCTGGATACTGAAGGAGAAGACACAGAATG TTCTGTTACCAAAGAAGATCAGGAAAAAGAGAGCCCTGACCAACCAAGTCCTGCCCCAACAGATGAACCTTCTGAAGCCCTAAACACTCAAGAAAGTGAGAGCTACAAAGAGAATCACACCAGTGACTCTGATTCGGATGGGCCAATACTCTACacagatgatgaagatgatgatgatagtagtgAAA GCTCTTTAGCAAGCAAAATACGCCGTAGGGATACTCTTGCAATCAAACTTGGCAACAGGCCATCGaaaaaagaactggaagacaaaAACATCTTGCCGAGAACATCTGAAGAGGAGAGGCAGGAAATCAGACATCAGATTGGCACAAAGCTAGTGAG gagGCTTAGCCAGAGGCCTACCTCAGAAGAACTAGAACAGAGAAACATCCTAAGAC AAAAGAATGAAGAAGAGGAACAAGAAGCTAAAAGAGAATTGAAGCGCAGTCTCAGCAGAAAG CTCAGTCTGAGACCAACAGTGGCTGAGCTGCAAGCAAGAAGAATCCTGCGTTTTAATGAGTATGTGGAAGTAACAGATTCTCCAGATTATGATCGTCGTGCTGACAAGCCCTGGGCAAGGTTAACCCCTGCAGACAAG gCAGCAATAAGGAAAGAATTAAATGAATTTAAAAGCACTGAAATGGAAGTACATGAAGAGAGTCGGCAGTTTACAAG GTTTCACCGTCCATAA
- the PHACTR2 gene encoding phosphatase and actin regulator 2 isoform X3, giving the protein MLPGETGSRGRAQSDVSSFCTLRKSHLQRGALSGSVDGIDKTSIANSDGPNPGSRSPSFKRKGKLSTIGKIFKPWKWRKKKTSEKFKETSAVLERKISTRQSREELIRRGVLKEITEQDGEITVNYETSNGHTIVITEEAIQGENVTKTTEENNSTSAKAPPATEERKDCKKASSSHVKKVHTSKASSSSPSSTSSRPKTSKEPTSSKTGTGTPRDKKKHGKQVTVRTSACGDISSTSNTAVGNSGAKVENSKPEEPLSVISEAGDTTQPSTATVPPPPAVPPPPPPPFIPSLYPGSQPPGFSDTQDVPVSTEISPSVPGTDSNDLHIKTEADSESSSSSAVLDNSLDTEGEDTECSVTKEDQEKESPDQPSPAPTDEPSEALNTQESESYKENHTSDSDSDGPILYTDDEDDDDSSESSLASKIRRRDTLAIKLGNRPSKKELEDKNILPRTSEEERQEIRHQIGTKLVRRLSQRPTSEELEQRNILRQKNEEEEQEAKRELKRSLSRKLSLRPTVAELQARRILRFNEYVEVTDSPDYDRRADKPWARLTPADKAAIRKELNEFKSTEMEVHEESRQFTRFHRP; this is encoded by the exons tTGATGGGATAGACAAGACATCAATTGCAAACTCAGATGGGCCAAACCCAGGATCCCGAAGTCCTTCTTTCAAGAGGAAAGGCAAACTTTCTACTATTGGCAAAATCTTCAAACCATGGAAGTGGCGGAAGAAGAAGACCAGTGAAAAATTTAAAGAAACATCAGCAG tgcTGGAAAGAAAGATATCAACAAGGCAAAGCAGAGAGGAGTTGATAAGAAGGGGTGTCCTGAAGGAAATAACTGAACAAG ATGGAGAGATAACAGTAAATTATGAAACCTCAAACGGCCACACGATAGTAATCACTGAAGAAGCCATACAGGGAGAAAATGTCACGAAGACCACAGAAGAGAATAACTCCACATCGGCAAAAGCACCACCAGCTACAGAAGAGAGAAAAGACTGCAAAAAGG CTAGTTCCTCGCACGTAAAAAAAGTGCACACTTCCAAGGCATCGTCGTCATCTCCTTCATCCACATCATCTCGCCCTAAAACCTCTAAAGAGCCCACGTCAAGCAAAACAGGCACAGGGACACCCAGAGACAAGAAGAAGCATGGAAAGCAGGTGACCGTGCGGACGTCTGCCTGTGGGGACATTTCTTCCACTTCAAACACAGCAGTAGGCAACTCAGGAGCAAAGGTTGAAAACTCTAAACCAGAAGAGCCTCTCTCTGTTATTTCTGAAGCTGGAGACACAACACAGCCAAGCACAGCTACtgttcctccccctcctgctgttccGCCACCACCCCCTCCTCCCTTCATCCCATCTCTGTATCCAGGCTCTCAGCCCCCTGGTTTCTCAGACACACAAGATGTGCCAGTTAGCACTGAAATATCTCCGTCTGTCCCTGGCACAGATTCTAACGATCTTCACATAAAAACTGAAGCAGATAGTGAAAGCTCTTCAAGCAGTGCTGTCCTAGACAACAGCCTGGATACTGAAGGAGAAGACACAGAATG TTCTGTTACCAAAGAAGATCAGGAAAAAGAGAGCCCTGACCAACCAAGTCCTGCCCCAACAGATGAACCTTCTGAAGCCCTAAACACTCAAGAAAGTGAGAGCTACAAAGAGAATCACACCAGTGACTCTGATTCGGATGGGCCAATACTCTACacagatgatgaagatgatgatgatagtagtgAAA GCTCTTTAGCAAGCAAAATACGCCGTAGGGATACTCTTGCAATCAAACTTGGCAACAGGCCATCGaaaaaagaactggaagacaaaAACATCTTGCCGAGAACATCTGAAGAGGAGAGGCAGGAAATCAGACATCAGATTGGCACAAAGCTAGTGAG gagGCTTAGCCAGAGGCCTACCTCAGAAGAACTAGAACAGAGAAACATCCTAAGAC AAAAGAATGAAGAAGAGGAACAAGAAGCTAAAAGAGAATTGAAGCGCAGTCTCAGCAGAAAG CTCAGTCTGAGACCAACAGTGGCTGAGCTGCAAGCAAGAAGAATCCTGCGTTTTAATGAGTATGTGGAAGTAACAGATTCTCCAGATTATGATCGTCGTGCTGACAAGCCCTGGGCAAGGTTAACCCCTGCAGACAAG gCAGCAATAAGGAAAGAATTAAATGAATTTAAAAGCACTGAAATGGAAGTACATGAAGAGAGTCGGCAGTTTACAAG GTTTCACCGTCCATAA
- the PHACTR2 gene encoding phosphatase and actin regulator 2 isoform X5, producing MLPGETGSRGRAQSDVSSFCTLRKSHLQRGALSGSGISLPLLHAICSCWQRERESTQCDNITRVDGIDKTSIANSDGPNPGSRSPSFKRKGKLSTIGKIFKPWKWRKKKTSEKFKETSAVLERKISTRQSREELIRRGVLKEITEQDGEITVNYETSNGHTIVITEEAIQGENVTKTTEENNSTSAKAPPATEERKDCKKEKPLPKGSETSTPRVPPPPPPKSKPKAKKATIPPKNATAAATSHKTNEVPHAKKKGKAPAKQASALPPKPTSRSANREAASSSHVKKVHTSKASSSSPSSTSSRPKTSKEPTSSKTGTGTPRDKKKHGKQVTVRTSACGDISSTSNTAVGNSGAKVENSKPEEPLSVISEAGDTTQPSTATVPPPPAVPPPPPPPFIPSLYPGSQPPGFSDTQDVPVSTEISPSVPGTDSNDLHIKTEADSESSSSSAVLDNSLDTEGEDTECSVTKEDQEKESPDQPSPAPTDEPSEALNTQESESYKENHTSDSDSDGPILYTDDEDDDDSSESSLASKIRRRDTLAIKLGNRPSKKELEDKNILPRTSEEERQEIRHQIGTKLVRRLSQRPTSEELEQRNILRQKNEEEEQEAKRELKRSLSRKLSLRPTVAELQARRILRFNEYVEVTDSPDYDRRADKPWARLTPADKAAIRKELNEFKSTEMEVHEESRQFTRFHRP from the exons tTGATGGGATAGACAAGACATCAATTGCAAACTCAGATGGGCCAAACCCAGGATCCCGAAGTCCTTCTTTCAAGAGGAAAGGCAAACTTTCTACTATTGGCAAAATCTTCAAACCATGGAAGTGGCGGAAGAAGAAGACCAGTGAAAAATTTAAAGAAACATCAGCAG tgcTGGAAAGAAAGATATCAACAAGGCAAAGCAGAGAGGAGTTGATAAGAAGGGGTGTCCTGAAGGAAATAACTGAACAAG ATGGAGAGATAACAGTAAATTATGAAACCTCAAACGGCCACACGATAGTAATCACTGAAGAAGCCATACAGGGAGAAAATGTCACGAAGACCACAGAAGAGAATAACTCCACATCGGCAAAAGCACCACCAGCTACAGAAGAGAGAAAAGACTGCAAAAAGG AGAAACCTCTTCCTAAAGGTTCCGAAACATCGACACCCCGTGTCCCACCACCGCCACCTCCTAAATCTAAGCCTAAAGCTAAAAAAGCAACCATACCTCCAAAaaatgctactgctgctgccactaGCCATAAGACTAATGAAGTGCCACATGCTAAAAAAAAGGGCAAGGCTCCTGCTAAGCAGGCCTCTGCACTGCCTCCCAAGCCAACAAGCCGCAGTGCAAACCGAGAAGCTG CTAGTTCCTCGCACGTAAAAAAAGTGCACACTTCCAAGGCATCGTCGTCATCTCCTTCATCCACATCATCTCGCCCTAAAACCTCTAAAGAGCCCACGTCAAGCAAAACAGGCACAGGGACACCCAGAGACAAGAAGAAGCATGGAAAGCAGGTGACCGTGCGGACGTCTGCCTGTGGGGACATTTCTTCCACTTCAAACACAGCAGTAGGCAACTCAGGAGCAAAGGTTGAAAACTCTAAACCAGAAGAGCCTCTCTCTGTTATTTCTGAAGCTGGAGACACAACACAGCCAAGCACAGCTACtgttcctccccctcctgctgttccGCCACCACCCCCTCCTCCCTTCATCCCATCTCTGTATCCAGGCTCTCAGCCCCCTGGTTTCTCAGACACACAAGATGTGCCAGTTAGCACTGAAATATCTCCGTCTGTCCCTGGCACAGATTCTAACGATCTTCACATAAAAACTGAAGCAGATAGTGAAAGCTCTTCAAGCAGTGCTGTCCTAGACAACAGCCTGGATACTGAAGGAGAAGACACAGAATG TTCTGTTACCAAAGAAGATCAGGAAAAAGAGAGCCCTGACCAACCAAGTCCTGCCCCAACAGATGAACCTTCTGAAGCCCTAAACACTCAAGAAAGTGAGAGCTACAAAGAGAATCACACCAGTGACTCTGATTCGGATGGGCCAATACTCTACacagatgatgaagatgatgatgatagtagtgAAA GCTCTTTAGCAAGCAAAATACGCCGTAGGGATACTCTTGCAATCAAACTTGGCAACAGGCCATCGaaaaaagaactggaagacaaaAACATCTTGCCGAGAACATCTGAAGAGGAGAGGCAGGAAATCAGACATCAGATTGGCACAAAGCTAGTGAG gagGCTTAGCCAGAGGCCTACCTCAGAAGAACTAGAACAGAGAAACATCCTAAGAC AAAAGAATGAAGAAGAGGAACAAGAAGCTAAAAGAGAATTGAAGCGCAGTCTCAGCAGAAAG CTCAGTCTGAGACCAACAGTGGCTGAGCTGCAAGCAAGAAGAATCCTGCGTTTTAATGAGTATGTGGAAGTAACAGATTCTCCAGATTATGATCGTCGTGCTGACAAGCCCTGGGCAAGGTTAACCCCTGCAGACAAG gCAGCAATAAGGAAAGAATTAAATGAATTTAAAAGCACTGAAATGGAAGTACATGAAGAGAGTCGGCAGTTTACAAG GTTTCACCGTCCATAA
- the PHACTR2 gene encoding phosphatase and actin regulator 2 isoform X2: protein MSISCFSGFAKKEEMDTTGISLPLLHAICSCWQRERESTQCDNITRVDGIDKTSIANSDGPNPGSRSPSFKRKGKLSTIGKIFKPWKWRKKKTSEKFKETSAVLERKISTRQSREELIRRGVLKEITEQDGEITVNYETSNGHTIVITEEAIQGENVTKTTEENNSTSAKAPPATEERKDCKKASSSHVKKVHTSKASSSSPSSTSSRPKTSKEPTSSKTGTGTPRDKKKHGKQVTVRTSACGDISSTSNTAVGNSGAKVENSKPEEPLSVISEAGDTTQPSTATVPPPPAVPPPPPPPFIPSLYPGSQPPGFSDTQDVPVSTEISPSVPGTDSNDLHIKTEADSESSSSSAVLDNSLDTEGEDTECSVTKEDQEKESPDQPSPAPTDEPSEALNTQESESYKENHTSDSDSDGPILYTDDEDDDDSSESSLASKIRRRDTLAIKLGNRPSKKELEDKNILPRTSEEERQEIRHQIGTKLVRRLSQRPTSEELEQRNILRQKNEEEEQEAKRELKRSLSRKLSLRPTVAELQARRILRFNEYVEVTDSPDYDRRADKPWARLTPADKAAIRKELNEFKSTEMEVHEESRQFTRFHRP, encoded by the exons tTGATGGGATAGACAAGACATCAATTGCAAACTCAGATGGGCCAAACCCAGGATCCCGAAGTCCTTCTTTCAAGAGGAAAGGCAAACTTTCTACTATTGGCAAAATCTTCAAACCATGGAAGTGGCGGAAGAAGAAGACCAGTGAAAAATTTAAAGAAACATCAGCAG tgcTGGAAAGAAAGATATCAACAAGGCAAAGCAGAGAGGAGTTGATAAGAAGGGGTGTCCTGAAGGAAATAACTGAACAAG ATGGAGAGATAACAGTAAATTATGAAACCTCAAACGGCCACACGATAGTAATCACTGAAGAAGCCATACAGGGAGAAAATGTCACGAAGACCACAGAAGAGAATAACTCCACATCGGCAAAAGCACCACCAGCTACAGAAGAGAGAAAAGACTGCAAAAAGG CTAGTTCCTCGCACGTAAAAAAAGTGCACACTTCCAAGGCATCGTCGTCATCTCCTTCATCCACATCATCTCGCCCTAAAACCTCTAAAGAGCCCACGTCAAGCAAAACAGGCACAGGGACACCCAGAGACAAGAAGAAGCATGGAAAGCAGGTGACCGTGCGGACGTCTGCCTGTGGGGACATTTCTTCCACTTCAAACACAGCAGTAGGCAACTCAGGAGCAAAGGTTGAAAACTCTAAACCAGAAGAGCCTCTCTCTGTTATTTCTGAAGCTGGAGACACAACACAGCCAAGCACAGCTACtgttcctccccctcctgctgttccGCCACCACCCCCTCCTCCCTTCATCCCATCTCTGTATCCAGGCTCTCAGCCCCCTGGTTTCTCAGACACACAAGATGTGCCAGTTAGCACTGAAATATCTCCGTCTGTCCCTGGCACAGATTCTAACGATCTTCACATAAAAACTGAAGCAGATAGTGAAAGCTCTTCAAGCAGTGCTGTCCTAGACAACAGCCTGGATACTGAAGGAGAAGACACAGAATG TTCTGTTACCAAAGAAGATCAGGAAAAAGAGAGCCCTGACCAACCAAGTCCTGCCCCAACAGATGAACCTTCTGAAGCCCTAAACACTCAAGAAAGTGAGAGCTACAAAGAGAATCACACCAGTGACTCTGATTCGGATGGGCCAATACTCTACacagatgatgaagatgatgatgatagtagtgAAA GCTCTTTAGCAAGCAAAATACGCCGTAGGGATACTCTTGCAATCAAACTTGGCAACAGGCCATCGaaaaaagaactggaagacaaaAACATCTTGCCGAGAACATCTGAAGAGGAGAGGCAGGAAATCAGACATCAGATTGGCACAAAGCTAGTGAG gagGCTTAGCCAGAGGCCTACCTCAGAAGAACTAGAACAGAGAAACATCCTAAGAC AAAAGAATGAAGAAGAGGAACAAGAAGCTAAAAGAGAATTGAAGCGCAGTCTCAGCAGAAAG CTCAGTCTGAGACCAACAGTGGCTGAGCTGCAAGCAAGAAGAATCCTGCGTTTTAATGAGTATGTGGAAGTAACAGATTCTCCAGATTATGATCGTCGTGCTGACAAGCCCTGGGCAAGGTTAACCCCTGCAGACAAG gCAGCAATAAGGAAAGAATTAAATGAATTTAAAAGCACTGAAATGGAAGTACATGAAGAGAGTCGGCAGTTTACAAG GTTTCACCGTCCATAA